One genomic segment of Bacteroidota bacterium includes these proteins:
- a CDS encoding cytidylate kinase-like family protein — MAEKFFITVGRQLGSGGRQIGEKLAKQLNIAFYDKELILIASQKSGLGKEFFEKIDEKSGHSLLFGGSSPYGVYSNEIYANYYLNNETLFKIQSDVIRELADQHSCIFVGRCADYILKDQAHCLNLFVTANLNDRIKRVMENEQLTENKAKALIEKTDKKRANYYNYFSDKVWGAASSYHLCINSSVLGIDETVNFICQFIKKQLELNVN; from the coding sequence ATGGCTGAAAAGTTTTTTATTACCGTAGGCCGGCAGTTGGGAAGTGGCGGCCGGCAAATAGGGGAGAAGCTGGCTAAGCAGCTTAATATCGCTTTTTATGATAAAGAGTTAATACTTATTGCCTCCCAGAAAAGTGGTCTGGGTAAAGAATTTTTTGAAAAAATAGATGAAAAATCCGGTCATAGTCTTCTTTTTGGCGGAAGCAGTCCATACGGGGTTTATTCTAACGAAATTTATGCTAATTATTATTTGAATAATGAAACTCTTTTTAAAATTCAAAGTGATGTAATCCGGGAATTGGCCGATCAACACTCATGCATTTTTGTGGGCCGCTGTGCCGATTATATTTTAAAAGACCAAGCCCATTGCCTGAACCTTTTTGTTACTGCAAATTTGAATGACAGGATTAAGCGGGTGATGGAAAATGAACAATTAACAGAGAATAAGGCTAAAGCATTAATTGAAAAGACTGATAAAAAACGGGCAAATTATTATAATTATTTCAGTGATAAAGTTTGGGGAGCAGCCAGTTCATATCACCTTTGCATTAATTCATCGGTCTTGGGAATTGATGAAACCGTAAACTTTATTTGTCAGTTTATTAAAAAGCAATTGGAACTGAACGTTAATTAA